Sequence from the Magnetococcales bacterium genome:
GATCCGGTCGATCATATCCACCACCAATCCCACGACCCGAAGGCGGGGGTTGGCGAGCATTCTTTCAACCTCGGCCAGGGAGCCGTCACCCAGCCCTTTCAGGTAGCCCACGGAGGACGCGGCAAGCCCATGCCCGTCCCAGAATCTCTTCCACAGACCGGGCTCCTGTTGGGTGGTAAGCAGGGAGGCGGGGAAGAAAAGCGGTGGAGAAGCCGAGAAAAGCGCCTGCCGCGAAATGGAGGTGAGCGTCGGAACCCAGGCGAAGACACTCTCTTCCCGAAAAGCGAATCCCGGACGTTGCTCCAGGATCGTGTCCCGCAGCACCAGCCACTGCTCCAGGGAGAGTCCGTCCAACACCACCAGCGCCGCCTTGCCGCCCTGCTCCAGGCGTCTGGCCATAGCTCGGGGAACATGGTGCAGCATGACCGGCGGCAGCGGTGGTTGGTTGTGGAGTCCGGCAAAACGTTTTTCCATCCAGCTTTGGAAGGTGGGGTCCAGTCGTTCCCGCAGAGCCCCAAAGGCCTCCTGGGCGCCTGGAGGAGCCGACCTGTCCGGATCGTTCATCATCCGGGTGACCTGGCTCCACCTTTGAGCGAATTGTTGCCATTCCCGGTGGCGGCTCTCCTCGGAGGGCAACGAGGCGCGACATTGCTCCAGTAATCCCTCCAGGTGAAGTTTCCGGTCAGCCTCCGGGTCGCGGCGTATACCCGTCAACACCCAGTTCAGGTTGGCCAGCCTGGAGTGGGCAAAGGTCACCGGCTTGAGCAACCCGTCCAGAAAGAGATTGTCCATGTAGATGCGGACATCGTCGTGGTCGAAAGGCAGTACCGCCGGTCCCGCGAACCTCAGGCCATAGGAAGAGACATGTTCGTCGGGGGTGATCCACGGGTTGCCCTCCAGCCGTTCCAGCAACCTTTGCAGAAAGATCGGCCAGCGCTCCTGGAGGAATCCAAAGAAAGCCTGACGATGGGGAATAAGCTCCTCCAACACCCAATCCTCGAAACGGTTTCGTTGCCGCAACAACCCAATCAGCCGTTCGTCCAGGATGGAAGGGATTCTTTGACCTCGATAATGCCGCCACAGCAGCAGGCGCAGCAGCTCCACCTCGTTGCGGATCAACTCCGGAGCAATCTGGAAAACGTGCCGCAGAATAAAATCCTTGGTGGGATTTTCTCCCAGGGTTTCCCCGGGATGATGGACCAGGGCCTGATGGAGCGGCTCCAGATCACCCCGATCCAGGGAGGCCACCACCGGATAACTCAAACCCGGAAACAACGCCGCCAGTCCAAAGGCAAGGGAGCGGCCTTGCTGCAACAGGTCGGAGGGCAGCGCCTTCAAGGCCTTGGCGTCCCCTCCCACGATCACCACCAGATCACCTAGTTCACCTCGATCCCAATGAGCGCGGAATTTGGATTCGTAGGCGAAACGGAAGGCCATGGGGTCTTCGAAGCGCATCACCTCGAACCCGCGCTCGCGCAACCCCTGCTGGATGACCTCTTCTACCAGCAGGTCATCCGGGTCGGCCACCAGGGTCAGTCGGGCAAGGTGGGGAACAAAGTCCTTCAGGATCGACTCGCGCCAATCAGACATCGGTTTTCTCCCCAACCAGGCGGATCACCATCAGGGGCGTCAATTCGGGCAAGGCCTGTTCCCTGGCCGTGAATTCCGCTCGTTTTTCCTCCTCTTCCCGGGTGAGCTGGGCCAACCGATGCTGGCGCACCTCGGTCAGCCCGAGGCGTTCCAGGGCCTGGCGGCGCATAGCAAAGGAGTACTGCGCCTTCTCCCGTTCACGCTCCAGACGACCGGTGTGGGCTTCCAGCAATTCCTGGTAGAGCGTCTGGCCCTGGAACTCGGCGAGTTCCAGGCCTCTCGACAGCAGAGACCGGCTTTCCTCCCCCTTGAGGTGGGAGAGCACCCTTCCTTCGACGGTAAGCAACTGGTCCCAGATCCGACGAGCCGTGGGTTGCAGCAGTCGGCCATCGTCGTGGAGAAAGAGGGGGAGGAAGCGTTGGCGTGGCTCCGCGATTCCGACCAGGGCGATACGCCACAGGAACCAGACTCCGCTCACCTGACCGGAGAGGCCGGGCAACGCCACCACCGGAACGGGTTGTCCCGGCACGAAACGGGGCAGGTTGCTCGCCAGACCGCGAACCCGGGGATGTTCCAGGGTCCAATGGTGCGCCGAGGGCGCGATTTCGGCCTCCTTGGCGTTGAAAACCACCGGAGTGGTCTCGACCGGCTCGCCGGGCCAGCCCAACAGCCAGCCGCTCCGGGTTGGCGTCACGCTGCCCCCCTGGGCCCGCAAATAACCGGTGACCATCCGCTCCACCCAATGGGGCATGGGGTGGGCCAACAGCCGTTGGGCCTCGCCGGGTTCCAACTCCGGGGTCGTTCCCAGGAGAGGATCGTTCTCCCTGGCCAGGGCGGCCCGTTCCCGAAGGCGTCCCACCACCTCGTCCACCACCGGCTCCAGACGATCCGGTTGAAGCAGGGTTTCCACGAACAACTCGTCGAACCACTCCCCATCCTGAACCGAATCGAGCACGTCTCCGGTCTTGTCGATGCCAAACTCTTTGCGGATGACCCCCAGCTTTTCCTCCAGCACCTCGCGCACCCGGAATTCCACCGTTTCCTCGAAGACGAAATTGAGGGCACGGACCACCCGTTTCTGGCCAATGCGGTCCACCCGACCGATGCGCTGTTCCAGGCGCATCGGGTTCCAGGGCAGGTCGTAGTTGATCACCACGTGGCAGAACTGGAGGTTGAGCCCTTCGCCACCGGCATCGGTGGAGATCAGGAGGCGTTTCTCGCCCGCGAAGGCCTCCTGGACCCGTTTGCGTTCCTCCATGGTCATGGACCCGTTGAGGCAGACCACGGAAAAACCTCGCTGCTCCAGAAACTCCCTCAACATCTCCTGGGTGGGGATAAACTCGGTGAAGATCAGCACCTTGAGGTCCGGGTCGTTCTCCTCCTGTTGCAGGGTGTAGAGCCGCTCCAACAGGGTTTCCGCCTTGGCGTCCGGTCCGGAGAGTTCGCATTGCCGGGCGGCCTCCAGCAACGTATTGACCTCGGCGCGTTCGTTGCGCAACCCTTTCAGGGGCGCGGTGAGCAGGGCCTCCAGCCACTCCTGCCCATCCAGCTCGGACCACTCTTCCGCCTCTTCCGAGGAGAACAGAGAGAGTTGGGCCTCGGGAAGTTTGAGCGCCTCCAGACGGCGTTCCAGGGTGGAACGGATGGCGCGGGTGCTGGAGGTGACCAGACGCTGCAGCAGGATCAGCAGGAAACCAATGGCGTTCCTCTTCTGGCGCACGGCCTGGTTGTAGCCCAGGCGCACGTAGTCGGAGACCGCTTCATACAAGGCCTTCTGCTGGTGATGTCGCGCCTCCCAGGAGACGGGGAACATCTGGGTCCGGCGGGGTTTGAAGAGGGGATGGCCCTCGGCATCGATGGCGCGGCGTTTCTCCGTGCGGATCACGTAGGGTTGCACCCGTTCCCGGGTGACGCTGGCGGGACCTGGGAAGTTTTCCGCGTCGAGCAGGGTCAACAGGCGGTGGAAGGCGTCGCTCTTGCCCTGATGGGGGGTGGCGGAAAGGAGCAGGAGATAGGGGGCGGCCTCGGCAAGCCCTTGTCCCAGCCGGAAGCGGGCCACCTGATCGGTGCTGCCGCCCAAGCGGTGGGCCTCGTCCACGATGATCAGATCCCAGCCAGCGGCCACCAGACCGTCGAAGCGGTCCCGGTTGTGGGCGGCGAGTTGCTGCCGGGACCAGCCCCGGCGTTTTTCGAGGGGTTTGACCGAATCCAGGGAGCAGATCACCTGGGGATGGGTCCGCCAGGGATTCTCCTCCCCGGCAATGCGCCGGTAGCCCTCGAAATCCCCGGGCAGGAGCAGCCGGAACTCCTCGTTGAAATGGGTCTTCATTTCCGCCACCCACTGGGTGACCAACCCCTTGGGGGCCATGACCAGCACCCGCCGCACCAAGCCCCGCAGCTTCAGCTCCCGCAGAATCAACCCGGCCTCGATGGTCTTTCCAAGCCCCACCTCATCGGCCAGCAGATAACGCACCCGGTCGCCGGACAGGGCGCGGGAAAGGGCGTGAAGCTGATGGGGCAAGGGAATGACCGAGGCTTCGATGGGAGCCAGCAGCAGGTCGTGGGTCAGGGTGTCCGCGATCCGGGCGGCGGTGGCGAGGTAGGTCAGATGGTTGGGGGTGAGGCCGGGGGCGTCTTCAATGGGGATGAGTTGGGACGCGGGGACGCGAACGATGGCGTCCTGGTCGGGGAACCAGATGCGGTGATAGCTCTCCCCCCATAGGAGATGCCCCTCCAAGAGACGGCATGGTTGGTGGTGGAAAGTTGAGTAGAGCCAATGGGAATTCATCTGATTGCACCACCTTCAATGATCATGCTTGGTGCGGAGATGCCTCCCTACGTAACCGACGAACATCCTTCCTGGTCCTGGAGTTGGGTCAAAATAGATTCGCCAAGGATTAGCCAATTTTACATGATATATGAAGGTGATCTTCTGCCCGTCTTGGCAAGAAAAAGTCCTCTCGTCCTTGAATCTTGTTTTGGAAACTTCTCCTTCCGAAGAGGACTGACACCCAAGGGCCGAAAGATCGAACCCTCCCGAACCCCACGACTGGCAATATTTCTCAAGGCAAAACAAGCCGCGAACAAAGGATTGCAGAGTGTTTTTTGGCAAATCGAGCATCTGTTCCCGGATTCCTTCGCAAAAAATGAGAGAAGGGAAGAATCCGGTGCGAGATTCCCAAAGATCGCTCCAACTCGTAACTGATCTCTTTATGGTTTCTTGGATCCAGGATTGGTGGTGCTTTTCAATATGATCGGGATGGCTGGCGTGAGGAAGATCGTGATGGCTTTCAATAAGCTCTCCACCATCATTTAATTCATGGATAGTCACCACAAGAAAAGGCATGTCCCAATGGGAGTTGGAATTCAGACTGACGGACAGCCCCTCGGTAAAATACGCCGCACCCAGACCTTCTGCCTTTTTATTATCGAAAAAAACTTCGCAACTCATGGACTGGTCTTGAGCATCTTGCAAGCCATCCAAGAAGGGAGTTCGGGTGGCGAGCGCCTTCAGATATTGCCTCTCTTCCTTATCGACAACAGAATCGGTCATCCAGGCCCACCAGGAATATCCCTCGGCGAGCAATGAATCTTTGAAGGCTTCTTGAGTGCGGAGTTGTCTGCTTATCCCTTGGCTGAAAGCGGTCCTGAGCGTTTCCAGAAAGGTTTTGACCCGTTCTCTGGCAATTTCCCGGCTTGGGGCGCAGGGAGCCAGGGACAACTCGTTGAAGATCAAATCCATAGAGGCTTCTCCAGATTCAAAAGAGGCTTTCCAGGCTTTTTTCCCATTCATCAAAGAAACCCTCTGGCCAGTGATCAATGCGGCCATTTCTGTCAATCGTTGGGGTTTCTATTTTGCTGCACATGCGATTATCGCTCTCGACTCTTGAGAAAAAGAAGAAGGCCGCGTCCTTGGGCGCCAAAATGCCTTGTCGAACTGCGATGCGAATGCCATTCAGGATATGGTCGCTATGGGATTCGACAATCAACTGAATCCCTGCGGAAGCTGCACGCGCCATCAGTTCTCCCATTTTGGCCTGTCCACGGGGATGGAGATGCGCTTCTGGATTTTCCAACAAGATAAGCGCCCCCGAAGATGAAGAGAGGATTGCAGCGAGGATGGGAAGGACATAGGAGATGCCAAAACCTACGCTGGTGGATCGAAAACTGCCGGTTCTTTGGTGAGTTCCAACAAAAGAGAAGCCGAGCTTGATCACATCCATGTCGGTGTGAGGTTCCAGACGGATTTCCACACCGGGGCTGATCTCCCCCAACCAAGCTTCCACCTGAGCCAGGAGGGTGTTTGATTTGGCCTCGGGGTGTGACAGCACAGGCAAAATTTTTTGATCGCGATAGTGGTCCAGAAAATGTCCTGTGAATTCGCCATCCGCCCCAACTTGCCGGTGAACACGAACATGCTGGTCCGACATGGGGAAGGCATGTCGCGGACCACTTCTTTCGGCATGCAGGTAATGGAATTTGTCCGAAAACAGGCTTAGTTGAGAGAGCTGTTCCCAGGGCACCTCCAGGGCTGAACTGGATTGGAGGAAATCCCGCGACTTGTCGTAGGAGTATCTGAAGGTACTGGAAACGCCATTTTCATCTCCAAGACCGATTTCGATGAGATCTTCCTTGGCATCCTCAAAGAAAACGTCCTTGGCCGTTCCCAGTCGAACCAAGTTTCCGTTTAGCGCCAGCCCTTCCCTGGCCAAAACCCCCATCTCGAAGGACTGCCGCAACAGGAGCAGCGACTGGAGTACAGAGGACTTCCCCGTGCCATTGATGCCCGTCAGTAAATTCAGGTGAGAGAGTCGGAAGGTCTCCTGTGGGAAACACTTGAAATTATGCAGCATCAGATGGGTTGGCATTTAAAACCTCCTGGATGATCTCTTTGATTCTTCTGAACCGAAGCTGGACACGCGCTTTTGAACCTGTACCTTGGGTGACTGCATCGTCGAAATCACGTTCCTCCATGATATCAAGGAATCTTTCGCGCAGTTGCTCCTTCCTTTCGGTCAACGATTGCACCTGCGCCTCCGTCAGTGCGTCCAGATTGACCGACCAGGATTCCAACAATGATTTATTGATAGGATATCCATATGTTGATCTTTTTGATTGTTTTCGGAAGGCTTTACGATCAAACAACGCCCTGGCAATCCGCATTGCTCTAAAAAACCGACCTTTGAGTTGATCACGCTCCTGATCAGTCAATCCATTCAGATCAGCCATGGCATCACTCAAGAATGCGTCAAAATCTTTCACCTTGTCATCATACTGTTCTGGCCTGGTTCTCAGGAAGGCCAGAACACGCAGCGCACATTCCCGGTCCGCCATTCTTTCCTTTTCTTTGACCCCGTTATTGACAGCCTGCCGGAATTCATTTGACTCAGCCATCTCTTTGAGAAGCTGAACGACTGCTCCCTGATTGAGGGCATGGCGAATTTCCTGTGATGAGAGCGGTAGCCCTCCTGTGTTGATCCGCCTGAATATATTGAACTTTACCTCGGGTGGAGTCCCTTTTTCGATTTTATAGACCGTGACCTGCGTTTCTTCAATTCTTCTTTGGAAATTCCTCTGCAATTCGCTGAAGAGCTTTCCTTCCAACTCATTCAGGAATTCGAGCCCTGAGAGAGTCATGTATTCAGTAGAGCCATTCTCCGTCTTTCCTATAATAAAATCACGCAAAGTGGATAATCGTTGCAGGCCGTCAATGACAACCCACCTATCCTCATTTGTCGCGTCCATATAGAACGCGGGCAAGGGAATTCTGATAAGCAATGACTCAATCAACCTGCTTTTCGCTAACGGTTTCCAAACTTCGTTTCTCTGAAAATTGGGAGACAGATCGATCTCGTTTTCCCTGATACGCTTGATCAGCGTATCGAGACTCATCTGTTGGGTTTCGACGCGGATTTCAGATGGATTGAAGGGTTGGTTGATGCCAATGTCTTCCGCTTCCACTCCATCGGGATAAATCTCTTCCTCTTGCTCAGAAATACGGCCCGCTTGTGAAATGTCTTGGTTCGTATTCATTGCCCTTCCTCCACCCGATTCACCGCCTGGTCGTACCACATGATCAGCTTGGGATCTTCCTCCAGCACCGCCTCCGGGATTTTCTTCGCCACCTCCACGATGGTCCCGAACTGCTTTTCTCCCCAGGATTTTTTGAAACCGGCGCGCACCGCCTCGAAGCGGAAGAGTTTCAGCTTGCGCAGCGTGGGGTCGCGGTAGGTCTCGAACTCCCGAAGCAGGGCGCGTTCCCGCACCTTTTCCAGATCGGCGGCCTTGTTGGGGTCGGGAACGTACCAGCGCTCGCGGGCTTTGGCCTGCAAGGTCGGGTCGTTCTTCTCCAGGTTGCGCAGCTCCTTGAAATTGGTGGAGAGGTAGCTGTGCAGCTGGGCGGGAACCTCCCCATGACCTTCGTAGCACAGAAAATTCTGCTCCAACAGGTCCGCCAGCTCGATGGGCTTTTCGTGACTGCGCCAACTGCCGCCCTTCTGGACCTCCTGGATGAACTCCGGGTAGAGCTCCTGATAGGTCCGGGGCTTTTCGCCCAGGGCGCGTTTGAGCCATTGAATGGCGGAGGCCTCGTCGGTGATGAACATGGTGAGCTGCCGCACCTTCTTCACGGTCAGACGGCGGCGGTCGTATTCCAGGGACTGTTCCGCAAGAAAATACATCTGGTCCCGTTCATCGAACCGCTGGCTCAACCCCTGGTAGAATTCCGCCGCCGACATGGGCATCAAGACCCCGCGCTGCACATGAAAAGCCACCATGCGGTCATAGAGCAGATGTCCCAGCCGTTCCGCCACCACCTCCGCCTCGTCGCCCCGGGCCACGAAGAGGGGCAGTTGTTTCAGGTGGGTGCGCACGAAGTCCCATACGCCGTTCTCGCTCCCGGCCTCCAGTTTGAACCGCGCCTCCAGTCCGCCGTTGGGCTTGTAAGCGGAGATCACCAGATCCTGCTTGACGGCGGTGCTGGTCACCTGCCGGTAGGAACCCTGCTGCTTGTCCAGGGTGCGCACGTCGGCGACGATGAACCCCGCCCGCCCCATGGCCTCCTGGATGGCGTTCCAGACCGCGTTCTTGGAGTTGTGAAAGACCACCGTCATCCAGCGACCGGGCTTCAACACCCGGCAGTATTCGGTGAAGCAGCGACGCATCAACTCCTGGTATTCGGGCATCGCCTTCTGCTTGAAGCGATCCACGATGGCCTCCGGCTGGGCGTCGGTGGTCACCCGATGCCAGGACTCTACCAAAAAGTTGAGATCGGCATAATAGATGTTCTCGCCGAAGGGCGGATCGGTGAAGATGTAGTCGATGCTGTCGTCTGGCAAATTGAGCCGGGCGGCGGAACCGGTGGTAACGGTCGCCCCCTCACCCCCAACCCCTCTCCCACGAGGGGAGAGGGGCTTACCGCGCCCTTCTTGCTCCCCTTCTCCCCTTGTGGGAGAAGGGGCCGGGGGATGAGGGGTAAAAACCTTGATCAACCGCTCCAACTTGCCCTCCAGGATATACCAAGGGCTGCATTCAGCGTGCTGAGAAGCAACGTAATAGACGCCGGTCAGATATTGATTAACCTGAGAAAAGTGGGTTGGCGTATAACGAGCGAGCACCGACATCCCCCAAATCGCCTGCTCCACAAAAAACACCAACATATTCCGGGTGCGGGGTTCGGGATGGGCGTTGGCCTTGCGCCACAAGGCGGCCAGGGCGTGGGCGGCGCGGGGGAGAAAGAAGTGGTGAACGTGGGTGAATCCCTTGGGAGCGATCCTTGAGCCGTGGTACATCGCTTCGATGGGAAAACGGTTGGTGGGCACCTCCGGCGGATAGGGCTCATGGCGAATGCGGTCCAGCAATTCCAGATCGAACGCCTCC
This genomic interval carries:
- the pglZ gene encoding BREX-3 system phosphatase PglZ, producing MSDWRESILKDFVPHLARLTLVADPDDLLVEEVIQQGLRERGFEVMRFEDPMAFRFAYESKFRAHWDRGELGDLVVIVGGDAKALKALPSDLLQQGRSLAFGLAALFPGLSYPVVASLDRGDLEPLHQALVHHPGETLGENPTKDFILRHVFQIAPELIRNEVELLRLLLWRHYRGQRIPSILDERLIGLLRQRNRFEDWVLEELIPHRQAFFGFLQERWPIFLQRLLERLEGNPWITPDEHVSSYGLRFAGPAVLPFDHDDVRIYMDNLFLDGLLKPVTFAHSRLANLNWVLTGIRRDPEADRKLHLEGLLEQCRASLPSEESRHREWQQFAQRWSQVTRMMNDPDRSAPPGAQEAFGALRERLDPTFQSWMEKRFAGLHNQPPLPPVMLHHVPRAMARRLEQGGKAALVVLDGLSLEQWLVLRDTILEQRPGFAFREESVFAWVPTLTSISRQALFSASPPLFFPASLLTTQQEPGLWKRFWDGHGLAASSVGYLKGLGDGSLAEVERMLANPRLRVVGLVVDMIDRI
- a CDS encoding DEAD/DEAH box helicase family protein, whose protein sequence is MNSHWLYSTFHHQPCRLLEGHLLWGESYHRIWFPDQDAIVRVPASQLIPIEDAPGLTPNHLTYLATAARIADTLTHDLLLAPIEASVIPLPHQLHALSRALSGDRVRYLLADEVGLGKTIEAGLILRELKLRGLVRRVLVMAPKGLVTQWVAEMKTHFNEEFRLLLPGDFEGYRRIAGEENPWRTHPQVICSLDSVKPLEKRRGWSRQQLAAHNRDRFDGLVAAGWDLIIVDEAHRLGGSTDQVARFRLGQGLAEAAPYLLLLSATPHQGKSDAFHRLLTLLDAENFPGPASVTRERVQPYVIRTEKRRAIDAEGHPLFKPRRTQMFPVSWEARHHQQKALYEAVSDYVRLGYNQAVRQKRNAIGFLLILLQRLVTSSTRAIRSTLERRLEALKLPEAQLSLFSSEEAEEWSELDGQEWLEALLTAPLKGLRNERAEVNTLLEAARQCELSGPDAKAETLLERLYTLQQEENDPDLKVLIFTEFIPTQEMLREFLEQRGFSVVCLNGSMTMEERKRVQEAFAGEKRLLISTDAGGEGLNLQFCHVVINYDLPWNPMRLEQRIGRVDRIGQKRVVRALNFVFEETVEFRVREVLEEKLGVIRKEFGIDKTGDVLDSVQDGEWFDELFVETLLQPDRLEPVVDEVVGRLRERAALARENDPLLGTTPELEPGEAQRLLAHPMPHWVERMVTGYLRAQGGSVTPTRSGWLLGWPGEPVETTPVVFNAKEAEIAPSAHHWTLEHPRVRGLASNLPRFVPGQPVPVVALPGLSGQVSGVWFLWRIALVGIAEPRQRFLPLFLHDDGRLLQPTARRIWDQLLTVEGRVLSHLKGEESRSLLSRGLELAEFQGQTLYQELLEAHTGRLEREREKAQYSFAMRRQALERLGLTEVRQHRLAQLTREEEEKRAEFTAREQALPELTPLMVIRLVGEKTDV
- a CDS encoding DUF3696 domain-containing protein, whose amino-acid sequence is MPTHLMLHNFKCFPQETFRLSHLNLLTGINGTGKSSVLQSLLLLRQSFEMGVLAREGLALNGNLVRLGTAKDVFFEDAKEDLIEIGLGDENGVSSTFRYSYDKSRDFLQSSSALEVPWEQLSQLSLFSDKFHYLHAERSGPRHAFPMSDQHVRVHRQVGADGEFTGHFLDHYRDQKILPVLSHPEAKSNTLLAQVEAWLGEISPGVEIRLEPHTDMDVIKLGFSFVGTHQRTGSFRSTSVGFGISYVLPILAAILSSSSGALILLENPEAHLHPRGQAKMGELMARAASAGIQLIVESHSDHILNGIRIAVRQGILAPKDAAFFFFSRVESDNRMCSKIETPTIDRNGRIDHWPEGFFDEWEKSLESLF
- a CDS encoding DUF262 domain-containing protein, which encodes MNTNQDISQAGRISEQEEEIYPDGVEAEDIGINQPFNPSEIRVETQQMSLDTLIKRIRENEIDLSPNFQRNEVWKPLAKSRLIESLLIRIPLPAFYMDATNEDRWVVIDGLQRLSTLRDFIIGKTENGSTEYMTLSGLEFLNELEGKLFSELQRNFQRRIEETQVTVYKIEKGTPPEVKFNIFRRINTGGLPLSSQEIRHALNQGAVVQLLKEMAESNEFRQAVNNGVKEKERMADRECALRVLAFLRTRPEQYDDKVKDFDAFLSDAMADLNGLTDQERDQLKGRFFRAMRIARALFDRKAFRKQSKRSTYGYPINKSLLESWSVNLDALTEAQVQSLTERKEQLRERFLDIMEERDFDDAVTQGTGSKARVQLRFRRIKEIIQEVLNANPSDAA
- a CDS encoding DNA methylase → MFADEPLDDRKTTGPVECLGLTFENDAARRAFFLEKLREKLADPEFRAIEGFPLGSDADILALSDPPYYTACPNPFLEEFVRRHGKPYDSAVGYSRKPFAVDVSEGKTDPLYKAHSYHTKVPHLAIVPSILHYTEPGEVVLDGFCGSGMTGVAAQWCGSAPAQYRQQLETLWKNEGLEPPCWGARRVVLNDLSPAATFIAANYNLPFEVRDFARAGRKLLDEVAAELGWMYETRHSKEGQVKGRIEYTVWSEVFACPTCGGEVVFLDEALDQESKRVRETFPCPHCTKELNKDNLERVLERQLDPALGESWQRVKFRPSLIVYDVGGKRFEKQPEAFDLELLDRIRHEPYPPEVPTNRFPIEAMYHGSRIAPKGFTHVHHFFLPRAAHALAALWRKANAHPEPRTRNMLVFFVEQAIWGMSVLARYTPTHFSQVNQYLTGVYYVASQHAECSPWYILEGKLERLIKVFTPHPPAPSPTRGEGEQEGRGKPLSPRGRGVGGEGATVTTGSAARLNLPDDSIDYIFTDPPFGENIYYADLNFLVESWHRVTTDAQPEAIVDRFKQKAMPEYQELMRRCFTEYCRVLKPGRWMTVVFHNSKNAVWNAIQEAMGRAGFIVADVRTLDKQQGSYRQVTSTAVKQDLVISAYKPNGGLEARFKLEAGSENGVWDFVRTHLKQLPLFVARGDEAEVVAERLGHLLYDRMVAFHVQRGVLMPMSAAEFYQGLSQRFDERDQMYFLAEQSLEYDRRRLTVKKVRQLTMFITDEASAIQWLKRALGEKPRTYQELYPEFIQEVQKGGSWRSHEKPIELADLLEQNFLCYEGHGEVPAQLHSYLSTNFKELRNLEKNDPTLQAKARERWYVPDPNKAADLEKVRERALLREFETYRDPTLRKLKLFRFEAVRAGFKKSWGEKQFGTIVEVAKKIPEAVLEEDPKLIMWYDQAVNRVEEGQ